In the Piscinibacter sp. XHJ-5 genome, one interval contains:
- a CDS encoding ATP-binding protein: MHVPPQYSAMLIPQSVAWGMAAIIMALFAWLLSRQRRLAGELRDARIHARALGDLFDVWQWRSDADHHLTQLRPPNGTPAGAWTVPPAGELLWTRFRAGDEAAVRACVGAHSPVSDLPVQVQLPGGKLAHGQLRGIALHDGEGRFAGYHGTLRVLSATPVPPRPVPAATHADSESESFSYTVSHDLRAPIRVVEGFTKILKEDYGRLLDRIGNDHLDRVLGAAARMNCMIDALLALSQLSTQPLARQPVHLSQLAAYIADDLRRQSPERRVAVHIEPEIHVQGDPTLLRVALENLLGNAWKYTAKSRDPQIWFGRDVQQTGCVFAVRDNGAGFDMRFADRLFGVFQRLHSATEFQGTGIGLASVRRIVRRHGGDIWAESEVDRGATFRFTLGET; this comes from the coding sequence ATGCATGTTCCGCCGCAGTACAGCGCGATGCTGATCCCGCAGTCCGTCGCCTGGGGCATGGCGGCGATCATCATGGCTCTGTTCGCGTGGCTGCTGTCGCGGCAGCGGCGTCTGGCCGGCGAGCTTCGCGACGCGCGAATCCATGCGCGGGCGCTCGGCGACCTGTTCGACGTATGGCAGTGGCGCAGCGACGCCGATCACCATCTCACCCAGCTTCGCCCACCCAACGGCACACCGGCGGGCGCGTGGACGGTGCCGCCCGCGGGCGAGCTGCTGTGGACTCGCTTTCGCGCCGGCGACGAAGCGGCGGTGCGGGCGTGCGTCGGCGCCCATTCCCCGGTGTCGGACCTGCCGGTGCAGGTGCAGCTTCCCGGCGGCAAGCTGGCGCACGGCCAGCTGCGCGGCATCGCGCTGCACGACGGCGAAGGCCGCTTCGCCGGCTACCACGGCACGCTGCGCGTCCTGTCGGCCACGCCGGTGCCTCCGCGGCCGGTGCCGGCCGCGACCCACGCCGACAGCGAGAGCGAGTCCTTCAGCTACACGGTCTCGCACGACCTGCGCGCGCCGATCCGCGTGGTCGAAGGGTTCACCAAGATCCTGAAGGAAGACTACGGCCGCCTGCTCGACCGCATCGGCAACGATCACCTCGACCGCGTGCTCGGTGCGGCCGCGCGCATGAACTGCATGATCGATGCGCTGCTTGCGCTGTCGCAGCTGTCGACGCAGCCGCTCGCGCGGCAGCCGGTCCACCTGTCGCAGCTCGCTGCCTACATCGCCGACGACCTGAGGCGCCAGTCCCCGGAGCGCCGCGTGGCGGTCCACATCGAGCCGGAGATCCACGTCCAGGGCGACCCGACGCTGCTGCGCGTCGCGCTCGAGAACCTGCTCGGCAACGCCTGGAAGTACACGGCGAAGAGCCGCGATCCGCAGATCTGGTTCGGTCGCGACGTGCAGCAGACCGGATGCGTGTTCGCGGTGCGCGACAACGGGGCCGGCTTCGACATGCGCTTCGCCGACCGGCTGTTCGGCGTGTTCCAGCGGCTGCACAGCGCAACGGAGTTCCAGGGCACCGGCATCGGCCTGGCGTCGGTGCGGCGCATCGTTCGGCGCCACGGCGGAGACATCTGGGCCGAGAGCGAAGTCGATCGGGGCGCGACGTTCAGGTTCACGCTGGGCGAGACGTGA
- a CDS encoding sugar phosphate isomerase/epimerase family protein has protein sequence MQHPGGNTDDFGIDTISLTGTLQTRLRAARDAGFTQIMLSARDVVGHDGGVDAAVRLVRASGLRVTGFQVLRDFEGLSGHLHDYKVDVAKSMLELCAALGSRVLLACSSTSTHASDDPAKMAADLRKLAMLALPLGVKVAYEGLSWGRTVSEFPQAWDIVCRADMPNLGIGLDSFHAFATQTAIEELDMLDPDKIYLVQLADFMWQEIRSVEERITTARHFRVFPGEGVHSEQVAQWVLRLHALGYRGGYSFEVFNDDYQQMPPATVAARAYRSALWLGEDVLRRSVPIPNAITLRRSAGGARPR, from the coding sequence ATGCAGCATCCCGGCGGCAACACCGACGACTTCGGCATCGACACCATCTCGCTGACCGGCACGCTGCAGACCAGGCTGCGCGCCGCGCGCGACGCCGGCTTCACGCAGATCATGCTGAGCGCGCGCGACGTCGTCGGCCACGACGGCGGCGTGGATGCCGCGGTGAGGCTGGTTCGCGCCAGCGGCCTGCGCGTGACGGGCTTCCAGGTGCTGCGCGACTTCGAGGGCCTGTCGGGCCACCTGCACGACTACAAGGTGGACGTCGCGAAATCGATGCTGGAGCTGTGCGCCGCGCTCGGCTCCAGGGTGCTGCTAGCGTGCTCGTCGACCTCCACGCATGCGAGCGACGATCCGGCGAAGATGGCCGCCGACCTGCGCAAGCTGGCCATGCTCGCGCTGCCGCTGGGCGTCAAGGTCGCCTACGAAGGGCTGTCGTGGGGCCGCACGGTGAGCGAGTTCCCGCAGGCCTGGGACATCGTCTGCCGCGCCGACATGCCCAACCTGGGCATCGGCCTCGACTCCTTCCATGCCTTCGCGACCCAGACCGCGATCGAAGAGCTCGACATGCTCGATCCGGACAAGATCTATCTCGTGCAACTGGCCGACTTCATGTGGCAGGAGATCCGCTCGGTGGAGGAGCGCATCACCACCGCGCGGCACTTTCGGGTTTTTCCCGGCGAGGGGGTGCACAGCGAGCAGGTCGCGCAATGGGTGCTGCGACTGCATGCGCTCGGCTACCGCGGCGGCTACAGTTTCGAGGTGTTCAACGACGACTACCAGCAGATGCCGCCGGCCACCGTCGCCGCGCGCGCCTATCGCAGCGCGCTGTGGCTCGGCGAGGATGTGCTGCGCCGGTCGGTTCCCATTCCCAACGCGATCACCCTGAGGCGCAGCGCCGGCGGCGCACGACCACGATGA
- a CDS encoding Gfo/Idh/MocA family oxidoreductase, whose protein sequence is MTRRAPLRLAVAGAGLIGRAHIERIADHDDCLLAGVTDPSPAAADVARAAGVPLFDDLPTMLGALRPDGVILATPNAMHVPGALQCIERGVPVLVEKPVADTLEDAHRLADAAAATRVPVLVGHHRRHSRILEAARSVISSGRLGRIVAVNGSATFHKPAGYFRDGPWRTRRGGGPILINLVHEIDNLRMLLGEVAQVQAMASSAARGFEVEDTAAISLRFHSGALGTFLLSDTAASARSWEQTTGENAAYDRHADEDCYIIAGDRGSLNVPTMRLCTSVGEPSWFTPMAIEVLDRSVGDPLARQLAHFCAVIRGHDEPLVSAADAARTLRVTLAVVESARRGGAPVRID, encoded by the coding sequence ATGACCCGGCGGGCTCCCCTGCGACTGGCGGTGGCGGGCGCCGGCCTCATCGGCCGCGCGCACATCGAGCGCATCGCCGACCACGACGACTGCCTGCTGGCCGGCGTGACCGATCCATCGCCCGCCGCGGCCGACGTGGCGCGCGCCGCCGGCGTGCCGCTGTTCGACGATCTGCCGACGATGCTGGGCGCGCTGCGGCCCGACGGCGTGATCCTCGCCACGCCGAATGCGATGCACGTCCCCGGCGCGCTGCAATGCATAGAGCGCGGCGTGCCGGTGCTGGTGGAAAAGCCCGTGGCCGACACGCTGGAAGACGCGCACCGGCTCGCGGACGCCGCCGCTGCCACCCGAGTGCCGGTGCTCGTGGGCCACCACCGCCGCCACAGCCGCATTCTGGAAGCGGCGCGCTCGGTGATCTCCAGCGGGCGGCTCGGGCGCATCGTCGCAGTCAACGGCAGCGCGACCTTCCACAAGCCGGCCGGCTACTTCCGCGACGGCCCGTGGCGAACGCGCCGCGGCGGCGGGCCCATCCTCATCAACCTGGTGCACGAGATCGACAACCTGCGCATGCTGCTCGGCGAAGTGGCGCAGGTGCAGGCGATGGCCTCCAGCGCGGCGCGCGGCTTCGAGGTGGAGGACACGGCGGCGATCAGCCTGCGCTTCCACAGCGGCGCGCTCGGCACCTTCCTGCTCAGCGACACCGCGGCCAGCGCGCGCAGCTGGGAGCAGACAACCGGCGAGAACGCCGCCTACGACCGCCATGCCGACGAGGACTGCTACATCATCGCCGGCGACCGCGGCTCGCTGAACGTGCCGACCATGCGCCTGTGCACCAGCGTCGGAGAGCCCTCGTGGTTCACGCCGATGGCCATCGAGGTGCTCGACCGCAGCGTCGGCGATCCGCTGGCGCGCCAGCTCGCGCACTTCTGCGCGGTGATCCGCGGGCACGACGAGCCGCTCGTCAGCGCCGCCGACGCGGCGCGCACGCTGCGCGTGACGCTCGCGGTGGTCGAGTCGGCCCGGCGCGGCGGCGCGCCGGTGCGCATCGATTGA
- a CDS encoding PAS domain-containing hybrid sensor histidine kinase/response regulator, giving the protein MLPYLSRVSLWLAALAAGVSLFTPGRQGALLASFAMLALIGALVMRRFHLKVRAAPTPDAGESHALDDGAMLDIATVLTRTIGKAPSLADALRDVRDELVHELGAQEITLHEPPEAPHETLVVPERFPLGVAMKSGEVTGSSEAGFALPVSRGGQVIAMLALKGTALEVGTDALGRLLELVKAQLDALAQREAAGPAPLEESLARYAELAETMEDTLFVSNPERSHFEFLGSSAFDTYGVSREQFERRHGAILDHLLEDDVPLLAQRRELEMRGEPADITYRIQHPRKGLRWIRSRSRTRTLPDGTLRVYGLVSDVTRDREHEVELERARDDAEAASLAKSQFMANMSHEIRTPMNGILGMTELLLGTPLNDKQRRFAKAVYRSGESLLEIINDILDFSKIEAGKLELAPTDFSLRSVVEDTLELLAPRAHEKGLELSFYEAPGLPPSVHGDPLRLRQVLTNLIANAIKFTEHGEVVVELRPDDAPVPVAQEAPAGSVWLAFGVRDTGIGIDPEVLPRLFSAFTQANGGMSRRYGGTGLGLAISRQLIELMGGSITVQSSPGIGSHFLFRLPLRPAIGDSAVGELDGTELSGMRVLVVEDHETNRTVLENMLGAWGMDVTLAGDGQQALDILRGKTVFDTHYDLALVDMHMPRVDGVTFGRTLKVDGSHPDLKMILLSSVSSPDDVRAAQLAGFHRFVAKPVRKAELRQAILGVSAQRRDSVPLSPRLSGSVLVIEDNPVNQEVIGQMLRHLGLRVRVAAGAMQGLRALCEAHFDLVLMDIQMPGMDGVEALGWFRRGSGGRFEFVTPSHTPVIAVTANALGGDQDRFLALGFDDYLSKPFRQSQLLAMLIKRLSAKPAGPADGPPRGGGAPTGAWTLPAGTETVLDADALERLRELDPKGENQLLSRVITAFEASAARLLPQLQDARRAGDAAGIRHVAHTLKSSSASIGAMKLSQLCAEIEAKIRTDRLENVDARVEELSAEVEIVLQALKRLLDAST; this is encoded by the coding sequence ATGCTGCCTTACCTGTCCCGCGTCTCGCTGTGGCTCGCTGCGCTCGCCGCCGGCGTGTCCTTGTTCACGCCCGGACGGCAAGGTGCGCTGCTGGCATCGTTCGCGATGCTGGCGCTCATCGGCGCGCTGGTGATGCGGCGTTTCCACCTGAAGGTCCGCGCCGCGCCGACTCCCGACGCGGGCGAGTCGCACGCGCTCGACGACGGCGCGATGCTCGACATCGCCACGGTGCTCACGCGCACCATCGGCAAGGCGCCGTCGCTGGCCGATGCCTTGCGCGACGTGCGCGACGAGCTGGTCCACGAGCTGGGTGCGCAGGAAATCACGCTGCACGAGCCGCCGGAGGCGCCGCACGAAACGCTGGTGGTCCCGGAACGGTTTCCGCTCGGCGTGGCGATGAAGAGCGGCGAGGTGACCGGCAGCAGCGAAGCCGGCTTCGCGCTTCCGGTGTCGCGCGGTGGCCAGGTGATCGCGATGCTGGCGCTCAAGGGCACGGCGCTCGAGGTCGGCACGGACGCGCTCGGCCGCCTGCTGGAGCTGGTCAAGGCGCAGCTCGACGCGCTGGCGCAGCGCGAGGCGGCGGGACCGGCGCCGCTGGAGGAATCGCTGGCCCGCTACGCAGAGCTTGCCGAGACGATGGAGGACACGCTGTTCGTCAGCAACCCCGAGCGCTCGCACTTCGAGTTTCTCGGCAGCAGCGCCTTCGACACCTACGGCGTCTCACGCGAGCAGTTCGAGCGGCGCCACGGCGCCATCCTCGATCACCTGCTCGAGGACGACGTGCCCTTGCTGGCGCAGCGGCGCGAGCTCGAGATGCGCGGCGAGCCGGCCGACATCACCTACCGCATCCAGCATCCGCGCAAGGGCCTGCGCTGGATACGCTCGCGCTCGCGCACGCGCACGCTGCCCGACGGCACGCTGCGGGTGTACGGCCTGGTGTCCGACGTGACGCGCGACCGCGAGCACGAGGTGGAGCTGGAACGTGCGCGCGACGACGCCGAGGCGGCAAGCCTGGCGAAGAGCCAGTTCATGGCGAACATGAGCCACGAGATCCGCACGCCGATGAACGGCATCCTCGGCATGACCGAGCTGCTGCTGGGCACGCCGCTGAACGACAAGCAGCGCCGCTTCGCGAAGGCGGTGTACCGCTCGGGCGAATCGCTGCTGGAGATCATCAACGACATCCTCGACTTCTCGAAGATCGAGGCCGGCAAGCTCGAGCTGGCGCCGACCGACTTCTCGCTGCGCAGCGTGGTCGAGGACACGCTGGAGCTGCTGGCGCCGCGGGCGCACGAGAAGGGCCTGGAGCTGAGCTTCTACGAGGCACCGGGGCTGCCGCCGAGCGTGCACGGCGATCCGCTGCGGCTGCGCCAGGTGCTCACCAACCTGATCGCCAACGCCATCAAGTTCACCGAGCACGGCGAGGTGGTGGTCGAGCTGCGCCCGGACGACGCCCCGGTGCCCGTGGCGCAGGAGGCGCCCGCCGGATCGGTCTGGCTCGCGTTCGGCGTGCGCGACACCGGCATCGGCATCGATCCGGAGGTGCTGCCCCGGCTGTTCAGCGCCTTCACGCAGGCCAACGGCGGCATGTCGCGCCGCTACGGCGGCACGGGGCTCGGGCTGGCGATCTCCCGGCAGCTCATCGAGCTGATGGGCGGCAGCATCACCGTGCAGAGCTCGCCGGGCATCGGATCGCACTTCCTGTTCCGCCTGCCGTTGCGACCGGCGATCGGCGACAGCGCCGTCGGCGAGCTCGACGGCACCGAGTTGTCCGGCATGCGCGTGCTGGTGGTCGAGGATCACGAGACCAACCGCACGGTGCTCGAGAACATGCTGGGCGCCTGGGGCATGGATGTGACCCTGGCCGGGGACGGCCAGCAGGCGCTCGACATCCTGCGCGGCAAGACGGTCTTCGACACGCACTACGACCTGGCGCTGGTCGACATGCACATGCCGCGTGTGGACGGCGTGACCTTCGGCCGCACGCTGAAGGTCGACGGCAGCCACCCGGACCTGAAGATGATCCTGCTGTCGTCGGTGTCGTCGCCGGACGACGTGCGGGCGGCGCAGCTCGCGGGCTTTCACCGCTTCGTCGCCAAGCCGGTGCGCAAGGCCGAGCTGCGCCAGGCCATCCTGGGCGTCTCGGCGCAGCGCCGCGACAGCGTGCCGCTCTCCCCGCGCCTGTCGGGCAGCGTGCTGGTCATCGAGGACAACCCCGTCAATCAGGAGGTCATCGGCCAGATGCTGCGCCACCTCGGCCTCAGGGTGCGTGTGGCCGCTGGCGCGATGCAGGGGTTGCGCGCGCTGTGTGAGGCACACTTCGACCTCGTGCTGATGGACATCCAGATGCCCGGCATGGACGGCGTCGAGGCGCTGGGCTGGTTCCGCCGCGGGTCCGGCGGCCGGTTCGAGTTCGTCACGCCGAGCCATACCCCAGTGATTGCCGTCACGGCGAACGCGCTGGGAGGCGACCAGGACCGGTTCCTGGCGCTGGGCTTCGATGACTATCTGTCCAAACCGTTTCGCCAAAGCCAATTGCTCGCCATGCTGATCAAACGCCTGAGTGCCAAGCCGGCCGGCCCCGCCGACGGCCCGCCGAGGGGCGGCGGCGCGCCCACAGGGGCGTGGACGCTGCCGGCGGGCACGGAGACAGTGCTCGACGCCGACGCCCTGGAGCGGCTTCGCGAGCTCGATCCCAAGGGCGAGAACCAGCTGCTGTCGCGCGTCATCACGGCCTTCGAGGCTTCAGCGGCGCGGCTGCTGCCGCAGCTGCAGGATGCGCGGCGCGCCGGCGACGCGGCCGGCATCCGGCATGTCGCGCATACGCTGAAGTCGTCGTCGGCCAGCATAGGCGCCATGAAACTGTCGCAACTCTGCGCCGAAATCGAAGCCAAGATTCGCACGGACAGGCTGGAAAACGTCGATGCCCGGGTCGAGGAGCTTTCCGCCGAGGTCGAGATCGTGTTACAAGCTTTGAAGCGGTTGCTGGACGCCTCCACATGA
- a CDS encoding branched-chain amino acid ABC transporter permease, protein MKRSLLVGLAGLLVLLALPPFLKSYGLYLLSTWVVFVIATMGLNLTIGYAGQKSLGHAAFFGIGAYCVAILMKAGFSFWLGLPLAAIGCFIVGLALGFPALRVQTIYLAFATLGFNTALWLVMRNEEWLTGGTFGINNIARPHLLGWSLEGNLAYYYFVLAVAIVLCALLWALLRSPWGKAFTALRDNPIRAESLGIHIQAYTLLSFAIGAAYAGVAGALFASLVQFIEPAPFAVGSSIMMYLMVVVGGSGYFFGPLLGTAVGVLLPEWLRFAQGWYLFVFGAAVVVLMRWLPDGLLSIPDLIQARRQAREASAERAAAAARTAGAST, encoded by the coding sequence ATGAAGAGATCGCTGCTTGTGGGCCTCGCCGGGCTTCTCGTGCTGCTCGCGTTGCCGCCGTTCCTGAAGAGCTACGGGCTGTATCTGCTCAGCACCTGGGTGGTGTTCGTCATCGCGACGATGGGGCTCAATCTCACCATCGGCTACGCCGGGCAGAAGTCGCTCGGCCATGCCGCCTTCTTCGGCATAGGCGCCTACTGCGTCGCGATCCTGATGAAGGCGGGCTTCAGCTTCTGGCTCGGCCTGCCGCTGGCGGCGATCGGCTGCTTCATCGTCGGTCTCGCGCTGGGCTTTCCGGCGCTGCGCGTGCAGACGATCTACCTGGCGTTCGCGACGCTGGGCTTCAACACAGCGCTGTGGCTGGTGATGCGCAACGAGGAGTGGCTGACCGGCGGCACCTTCGGCATCAACAACATCGCGCGCCCGCATCTTCTGGGCTGGAGCCTGGAAGGCAATCTCGCCTACTACTACTTCGTGCTGGCGGTCGCGATCGTGCTGTGCGCGCTGCTGTGGGCCCTGCTGCGATCCCCCTGGGGCAAGGCCTTCACCGCGCTGCGCGACAACCCCATCCGCGCCGAGAGCCTGGGCATCCACATCCAGGCCTACACGTTGCTGTCGTTCGCCATCGGCGCGGCGTATGCGGGCGTGGCCGGCGCGCTGTTCGCGTCGCTGGTCCAGTTCATCGAGCCGGCGCCGTTCGCGGTGGGCAGCTCCATCATGATGTACCTGATGGTGGTGGTCGGCGGCTCGGGCTACTTCTTCGGCCCGCTGCTCGGCACCGCGGTCGGCGTGCTGCTCCCCGAGTGGCTGCGCTTCGCACAGGGCTGGTACCTGTTCGTCTTCGGCGCCGCGGTGGTGGTGCTGATGCGCTGGCTGCCCGACGGGCTGCTGAGCATTCCCGATCTCATCCAGGCGCGCAGGCAGGCGCGCGAAGCCTCGGCCGAACGTGCGGCCGCAGCAGCGCGAACCGCCGGGGCTTCGACATGA
- a CDS encoding ABC transporter ATP-binding protein, translating into MTAPLLKVTGLKKAYGAIQAVDGVSFEVMPGEIFGVIGPNGSGKTTMFNSVLGQIKADAGTVELNGKDITNLSPLQLNRRGVGRTFQTLQVFGKMSVRDNLIVAAQEHEGTMGSRLFAPNDSGLGAKADALIDQFRIRHVAHKKAGELSYGQQKLVDIAMAFMSEPDLVLLDEPCAGVNPSLVGGISTLLKELNRSRKGSFVVIEHNMDFVMDLCQRIMVMVEGRVMAVGTPAQIRSNKQVLDAYLGN; encoded by the coding sequence ATGACCGCCCCCTTGCTCAAGGTGACCGGCCTGAAGAAGGCCTACGGGGCGATCCAGGCGGTGGACGGCGTGTCCTTCGAGGTGATGCCCGGCGAGATCTTCGGCGTCATCGGGCCCAACGGTTCCGGCAAGACGACCATGTTCAACAGCGTGCTCGGCCAGATCAAGGCCGATGCCGGAACGGTGGAGCTCAACGGCAAGGACATCACCAACCTGTCCCCGCTGCAGCTCAACCGCCGCGGCGTGGGGCGCACCTTCCAGACGCTGCAGGTGTTCGGCAAGATGAGCGTGCGCGACAACCTCATCGTCGCGGCGCAGGAGCACGAGGGCACGATGGGCAGCCGCCTGTTCGCGCCCAACGACTCCGGCCTCGGCGCCAAGGCCGATGCGCTGATCGACCAGTTCCGCATCCGTCACGTCGCGCACAAGAAGGCGGGCGAGCTCAGCTACGGCCAGCAGAAGCTGGTCGACATCGCGATGGCGTTCATGAGCGAGCCCGACCTGGTGCTGCTCGACGAGCCTTGCGCGGGCGTCAACCCCAGCCTGGTCGGCGGCATCAGCACCTTGCTCAAGGAGCTGAACCGCAGCCGCAAGGGCAGCTTCGTGGTGATCGAGCACAACATGGACTTCGTGATGGACCTGTGCCAGCGGATCATGGTGATGGTGGAAGGGCGCGTGATGGCGGTCGGCACGCCGGCGCAGATCCGGTCGAACAAGCAAGTGCTCGATGCCTACCTGGGGAACTAG
- the aroQ gene encoding type II 3-dehydroquinate dehydratase has translation MKLLLINGPNLNLLGTREPAVYGSTTLADVEAMARNEAATLGAELLTFQSNHEGALVDRVHAARAEQVDFIVINPGAYTHTSVALRDALAGVAIPFFELHISNVHRREPFRHHSYLSDIAEGVIVGLGVMGYRLAVRAAVEKLAG, from the coding sequence ATGAAACTCCTCCTGATCAACGGACCCAACCTCAACCTGCTCGGCACGCGCGAGCCCGCGGTGTACGGCAGCACCACGCTGGCCGATGTGGAAGCGATGGCACGCAACGAGGCCGCGACGCTGGGCGCGGAGCTGCTCACCTTCCAGAGCAACCACGAGGGCGCCCTGGTCGACCGCGTGCATGCCGCCCGCGCCGAGCAGGTCGACTTCATCGTCATCAATCCCGGCGCCTACACGCACACCAGCGTCGCGCTTCGCGATGCGCTGGCCGGCGTGGCGATCCCGTTCTTCGAGCTGCACATCAGCAACGTGCACCGGCGCGAGCCCTTCCGCCATCACTCCTACCTCAGCGACATCGCCGAGGGCGTCATCGTGGGCCTCGGCGTGATGGGCTATCGGCTGGCGGTGCGGGCGGCGGTGGAGAAGCTGGCCGGCTGA
- a CDS encoding ABC transporter ATP-binding protein — MTTDTCIEFDDVVAGYGEFMILNNLSFRARRGRITLLLGPNGAGKSTVLKTLFGMLKVRQGRIRLDGQDITGAGAKELLLEHGVAFVPQGRNLFGQLTAWENLELGGITLGMKTTHERIPEVLERFPRVKERLHSPASALSGGEQKQLEVGRALLLRPKVILIDEPSIGLSPLVVADVFRLLRQLADGGTTVLMVEQNVKSALKMADEAIALESGRLVLHKRADELLADPNIERLFLGGAHAAPQVVAR; from the coding sequence ATGACGACAGACACCTGCATCGAATTCGACGACGTCGTCGCCGGCTACGGCGAATTCATGATCCTCAACAACCTGAGCTTTCGCGCCAGGCGCGGCAGGATCACGCTGCTGCTGGGCCCCAACGGGGCCGGCAAGTCGACGGTGCTGAAGACGCTGTTCGGCATGCTCAAGGTGCGCCAGGGCCGCATCCGGCTCGACGGCCAGGACATCACCGGCGCCGGCGCCAAGGAGCTGCTGCTCGAGCACGGCGTGGCCTTCGTCCCGCAGGGCCGCAATCTCTTCGGCCAGCTCACGGCGTGGGAAAACCTGGAGCTCGGCGGCATCACGCTCGGCATGAAGACCACGCACGAGCGCATTCCCGAGGTGCTCGAGCGCTTCCCGCGCGTGAAGGAACGGCTGCACAGCCCGGCCTCGGCGCTCTCGGGCGGCGAGCAGAAGCAGCTCGAGGTGGGGCGGGCGCTGCTGCTGCGGCCCAAGGTGATCCTGATCGACGAGCCGTCGATCGGCCTGTCGCCGCTCGTCGTGGCCGACGTGTTCCGTCTTCTGCGCCAGCTCGCGGACGGCGGCACGACCGTGCTCATGGTCGAGCAGAACGTGAAGAGCGCGTTGAAGATGGCCGACGAGGCGATCGCGCTCGAATCGGGGCGACTGGTGCTGCACAAGCGCGCCGACGAACTGCTCGCCGATCCGAACATCGAGCGCCTGTTCCTGGGCGGCGCGCATGCGGCGCCGCAGGTGGTGGCGCGATGA